In Anopheles bellator chromosome 2, idAnoBellAS_SP24_06.2, whole genome shotgun sequence, the genomic stretch tcgtttcgttccccTTGCATTCCCCTCCTACAGTGCATCGTTGCCGCCGTTGCCATTGTCGTgctggccgtcgccgccgaggCCGGATATCCTTACGCCGGATACCCGTACGGATACGGAGCCACCGTTGTCCAGGCGAACGCTCCGGCCTGGCCGTACGCCCACGCCGGGTATCCTTACGCCCACGCTGCCGCCTTCCCGTACGCCGCCCATGGTGCTTACCCGGCCGCCATCGCTGCTTACGCCGCCCCTCATGCCGCTCTGCTGGCCGCTCCCCACGCCCCGCTCGCCTCGGTCGCTCACCACGCCGGAGTCGTCCCCGGAGCCACCTCGGTCACCGCCACCCGCGGTGCCGTCCATGTTGCCCCTCTGCCGGGACACGCCGTCTCGCAGAAGCAGCTGAACCTGGCTCCGGCCCCCGGAACTCTGTAAGCGCTGAAAAC encodes the following:
- the LOC131209036 gene encoding adult cuticle protein 1-like — translated: MKCIVAAVAIVVLAVAAEAGYPYAGYPYGYGATVVQANAPAWPYAHAGYPYAHAAAFPYAAHGAYPAAIAAYAAPHAALLAAPHAPLASVAHHAGVVPGATSVTATRGAVHVAPLPGHAVSQKQLNLAPAPGTL